The sequence below is a genomic window from Haematobia irritans isolate KBUSLIRL chromosome 3, ASM5000362v1, whole genome shotgun sequence.
GAGCGATACCCAATAATACTTCCGGGTAATTCCCGGCTATGCCATTTATATCTCTCGCATCTACACTTATTTCTTGCACACGGTGAATGCATTCTAATGTGCAGAATGTTACAAACCGAATTCTATTTGGCTCGCGCAAAGACCCGAGTGAAAAGCATAATACGCAAGTGCAAGACGTGCGTTATATTTAAGCACAAGCCTTGCTCCCAAATCATGGCGCCGTTACCACCAGAACGTTGTACAATCACACCTCCATTTCATTTCACCGGCATCGATTTTGCTGGTCCCTTCGAACTTAAAAGCTCCCACTTACGCAAATCTCCAATAATGAAGGGTTATGCTTGTGTATTTGTATGCTTTTCCACGAAAGCGATACATCTGGAGCCATGTAGTGACTTGTCATCAGCAGCATTTGAGGCTGCATTCGCCCGTTTCGTTGGGAGGCGGGGGCTCCCCCAGAGGGAAATCTCTGATAATGGGCGCAATTTCATAGGCGCTAGTCGACATCTTCTCAAAGAATTTTCCCACTTTCTCAAATCATCATCAACTTGCATATCTCAGAAGTATTCCACTCACGGCTTTGAGTGGCGATTTATACCGCCTCATGCACCCCACATGGGCGGACTATGGGAGGCAGCCGTAAAAAGTTTTAAGTATCATCTAAAAAGGATTGCCGGCTCCCATAGGTTCACATTCGAACAGTTTGCCACTGTACTTACGCGGATAGAAGGTGTATTAAATTCTCGGCCGATTTCTGCCATGTCTGAAGACCCTTCTGATTTAACTGCGTTAACCCCTGGCCATTTTATCAAGGGTGCGCCCATAATGGCTCTTCCTGAACCCGTTTCTACAGATTTATCCCTTATAAACCGGTGGCTGAAACTTAAGGCACTTCACCATCAGTTTGCGTTAAGATGGAAAGAAGACTATCTCAAGGCCCTCCAAAAGCGCTACAAGTGGAAAAATTGCACCCCGAATATTAAAATTGGTGACTTGGTAGTGGTTTTGGATGATTTACTCCCCCCGTGCGAATGGCGGCTCGGACGAGTTGAGAAGACTCATATCGGATCTGACAACATGGTTCGTGTAGCCGATATCCGAGTTGAAACTGGGACGATAACACGTCCAATAGTAAAATTGTGTCTTTTGCCATTTGATTCAGAGAACATGTAAACTTTTTCAACCCTCttacaataaacaaaaacaaataaatacctTTGCCTTTCACGCTTGTGAAGGCAATACCTTTAATAATTGCACTATTGTCTCTTAAATAATTTCAGAAGTACCACGGAACGTAAAGCATCTCACACACGCCGACGAAATCCTTATCTCTATAAGTGTGAGCTTTGTCGAACTTTCCACCCAATTCGCTTTTGCAAGAAATTCCTCGACATGGATGCACTGCAGCGTAGAATTGCTATAAGGACCCATAATTACTGCGAAAATTGCTTAGCCAAGAGCCATACTACAAATGCTTGCCCCTCAACAGATTCCTGTAGGAAGTGTAAAGCTCGCCATCATACGCTTTTACATGGACAGTACCCGCGAAACCAAAATACCACTTCTTCACGAAGCCACTCGAAGAGACCTCATCAACAGCAAAGCACTGTCAAACAGGCGTCGCAGCAAAAAGCCTCAATTAAATCACGGGCTCGTAAACACACAAAGAAGGCCAAAGAAACCCGAGAAACACCAACCACGCCAAATCATTTGATTCTGTCTGAGGCTATTCGATCTCTAGCTGCCGTCTTATGTTCCTCGCCATCTTTTGCACAAGTGCAAGGCCGGCGGCATGTCTAAACTGgtgtttagacaacattttttttattattttttataatttttatcatttaattattaaaaatgaatttccaaatttgaatttcaaaaattttcaaccgttacaaattgaaatgttttctgtATAACAGTTTAGCATTAATTTGTATCTTTTAATTGTGAATTatatatcgataaaaattaatgtGTAAAAACGGATACCGATACATTCTCTGAAGTACAAACTCAAGAATTACTTCACTTGCACTTTGACTACCAACTGGTGAGCCACCTATATTTAATAAAGGATTAATTGCCACTTGAAAAATCTTGTGTTTCTTATTCTTTTACCcgcgtataatatctctaatacGGAGATTTTATACTACATAGGAATTCAAGTCGCTTTCCCCGCAACTTCAATTGGATATTGGTGGGTCATTTCACTCCTGCTGTGATTACAACAACTCCGCAATAcagtccacaattttatttccactcgtGTTGGTCAGCACACAAGCAGCAAGTGGGTGATAGTGACAAGATCCAAGCATTGTACTCCTGGGTTCCAATTGCTCTTTAATCCCACTCTTTCTCAACTTCCACTCCATTGGTTTTTGGTTCAGCTGTCATCCAATTgttcagaagtttttcatataaaaatttgaatttttttaggttttgggtggatttttcaattttttgggggtggtcacgaattaaagtccttttcgctctaggacgcatatttaaggagatatgggcaaaagaagtttttcatataaaaatgtcaatttttttaggttttgggtggatttttcaattttttgggggtaatcacgaattaaagtccttttcgctctaggacgcatatttaaggagatatgggcaaaagaagtttttcatataaaaatttcaatttttttaggttttgggtgaatttttcaattttttgggggtggtcacgaattaaagtccttttcgctctaggacgcatatttaaggagatatgggcaaaagaagtttttcatataaaaatttcaatttttgtaggttttgggtggatttttcaattttttgggggtggtcacgaattaaagtccttttcgctctaggacgcatatttaaggagatatgggcaaaagaagtttataatataaaaatttcaattttttaggttttgggtggatttttcaattttttgggggtggtcacgaattaaagtccttttcgctctaggatgcatatttaaggagatatgggcaaaagaagtttttcatataaaaatttcaatttttgtaggttttgggtggatttttcaattttttgggggtggtcacgaattaaagtccttttcgctctaggacgcatatttaaggagatatgggcaaaagaattttttcatataaaaatttaaatttttttaggttttgggtggatttttcaattttttgggggtggtcacgaattaaagtccttttcgctctaggacgcatatttaaggagatatgggcaaaagaagtttttcatataaaaatttaaatttttttaggttttgggtggatttttcaattttttgggggtggtcacgaattaaagtccttttcgctctaggacgcatatttaaggagatatgggcaaaagaagtttttcatataaaaatgtcaatttttttaggttttgggtggatttttcaattttttgggggtggtcacgatttaaagtccttttcgctctaggatgcatatttaaggagatatgggcaaaagaagtttttcatataaaaatttaaatttttttaggttttgggtg
It includes:
- the LOC142229714 gene encoding uncharacterized protein LOC142229714, producing MRSTTERKASHTRRRNPYLYKCELCRTFHPIRFCKKFLDMDALQRRIAIRTHNYCENCLAKSHTTNACPSTDSCRKCKARHHTLLHGQYPRNQNTTSSRSHSKRPHQQQSTVKQASQQKASIKSRARKHTKKAKETRETPTTPNHLILSEAIRSLAAVLCSSPSFAQVQGRRHV